CGCAGTCATCCAGACCCGCCTGCGGGACATCGACTCGGGCAACAGCTTCGAGCAGCGTTTTCGCAGCACCGAGAATGTCGAGAAGGTCTCCCTCGACCATCGCAAGATGGAGTTTCTCTACGCCGATGGTACGAAGTACCACTTCATGGACAATGAGAGCTACGAGCAGATGGAGCTCGACGAAGACTGGCTCGGCGATGCGCCCAGCTACATGCTCCCCAACACCCAGGTGGAGATCGCGCTCTACAACGGACGCGCCATCGGCATCGAGCTGCCCACGTCCGTCGAACTGACCGTCGCGGAGACCGAGCCCGCCATCAAAGGCGCCACCGTGACCGCCTCGAAAAAGCCGGCGACCATGGAAACCGGGCTCGTTGTGCAGGTCCCCCAGTTCGTGGACAAGGGCACGGTCATCAAGGTCGACACCCGTGATGGAACCTACATGGACCGCGTGAGCTGAGTCGCGCTTTCCATTCAACAAGGCACAAAAAAAGCCGGGCACAAAGCCCGGCTTTTTCATGAATTCAATCCGGCCGATTACTCGTCGTCGCCCATCGCTTCGACCTTCTGCTCAAGCTCGCGGATGCGACTACGCAGGCGCTCGATCTCGCTCTGGTACTCGGCCTCCGCCATGGGGGCGCCACCGCCCTCGCGACGGAAGATCTTGTCGACGTACTGGCGAACCTTGTCATCGAGATTGTGCTGAAACTCTTCGAGGTTGTTCTGACGGGTCATGAAGAACTCGGTGAGCAGGTTGCGGTATTCGTCCGCGGTCAGCTCGCTGCGGTTCATCAGGCGCTTGATCTGCTTTTCAGTTTCATCGCGCAGGTGCGTGACGCGCTCGGCACCTTCGTTGATCGTGCTCTGGAGGAAGTCCTGACCGCTCTGGATGATCTTGCGCAGTGCCGAGAGGGGAAGGATCGACTTGTTCTTCTTCTCTTCCTCGAAAATGATCTGTGTGAGCGTAACGCTCGTAATGTCCTGGTTGGTCTTGTTGTCGATGATGGTGAC
This is a stretch of genomic DNA from Chrysiogenia bacterium. It encodes these proteins:
- the efp gene encoding elongation factor P — encoded protein: MPPVRATQLRVGNTIELDGKLCTIMKVEHRTPGKGNAVIQTRLRDIDSGNSFEQRFRSTENVEKVSLDHRKMEFLYADGTKYHFMDNESYEQMELDEDWLGDAPSYMLPNTQVEIALYNGRAIGIELPTSVELTVAETEPAIKGATVTASKKPATMETGLVVQVPQFVDKGTVIKVDTRDGTYMDRVS
- a CDS encoding transcriptional regulator: MPESTTAEPRVIKRYPNRKLYDTQKSCYVTLDEIANMVKGGEDVTIIDNKTNQDITSVTLTQIIFEEEKKNKSILPLSALRKIIQSGQDFLQSTINEGAERVTHLRDETEKQIKRLMNRSELTADEYRNLLTEFFMTRQNNLEEFQHNLDDKVRQYVDKIFRREGGGAPMAEAEYQSEIERLRSRIRELEQKVEAMGDDE